TTGCAGATCCTCATGCAGTTTGTCAAAGGAAGTCATCGCATTCTTGATGCGTCCCTGCACGTATTTCTGTAATTTCAATGCGGGCGCTAATGCCGAGGGCTCGAAAAGACGGGGGAAGAGGTCGAATGCATCTTCCAGGATAATCAACCTGCACTCGACAACACTAAATTTATCCTTAGTAATTTTCTCATGTTCATTCACCAGACCGGAGGCTTGTCGTAAATAAGCATGCAGTTGTTTGTAATTACTATACATCGGCAGGTTCTTGATGGAAGCTTGCGCTAGCTCAAAATGGCGATCTAGCCTATTTTTCAGATCAGTGATGCGGTCTTCCAGATCCAATTCATCCTCCAGAAGCTCATAATGCAGCTGTTTGACCAGCATCTTATCCTTGTTGATCAGTCGAATCAACAATTTGTCCTTCTCTTTTTGCGGAAGATTGAGGACGGCTTCCTTCAGGGTTTGATCTTTGTATAATGACATTTTTAAAAATACAGAATATTTTTAACGCCTTCTAATCTGAAGTTTTAATCCCAGGGATAATCCCAAGTAATCTTGTGCTTTCAGATAGCTGTTTTGAATTCTGCTGATCAGCATCAGGTCGTTGGTATGAATATCATAAAAGAATTTTATGCCTTCGAAATAGGAGCTGAATGAGGGAATTTTATATTCAATTCCCTGCCCTATAAATGCGTTGAAACGAAGTTTTGTCGAAAAAGTATAATAATTGCTCGGATATTTCTCAGGAGCATCAAACCAAAATTGATCGCCAATCATGGTATTGATGTATAATCCAGTACGCAGGGGCTGGTAAGCGAAACGTTCGTTGAGCGAGATTTTCCACGGCGTGTAAGTTTGTCGAAGGGTTAGGGTAACCTTCGCGCGATCGGTATCATAACGAGGAACAATACCGGCCATAAATTCGGTAGCCCACTGGTCTTTGCGACCGTGATCCCAACCTGCTCCAACCGATATCAAACCGATCGATCCGGCAAATTGAGTAACAAAATTGGAAGGAACTAAGGTAAATGAGGCCTTTTTTAGCTGACGCGTTTTCTTTTCTACGAGCGCCGTGCTATCAAGATATACCGTATCCTTCACGTAGGCAGAGGCGAAGCCGGACAAGAACAACAAAAGGAAAATGAGCGTAAAAAACTTAGCGTTAAAAAGAGATGATTTCATGCGTATAGCTGTTCTTGGTGATCGTGAAAAGTAGAAATTGGCGTTTTCCTATGTTCGGCGTGCCGTAGTAGTAAATGCCATCATTGAAGATGTCTTCATTCTGATAGCGGTGGTCATGCCCATGATTTGCATAAAGTAAGTTCGGGAATAGGTTAATACTGTATTGAAATACATCCTTTACATTGTTGTTGAACTGCTCCGAAGTTGGTTTCGCATGCATAACAAAAACCGTTTGGTCAAACTTATCTTTGTCAGCATCTCGCTGGGCTTGGATAAAGGAAAAGTCAGGGATGGGGTTGGAATAATCCGACTCCAAAGCATTCGTATTTAAACATACAAACTTAGTACGCCCTGCAATAAAGCTGAAATTCAACGGGCCGAACACAATACGAAAGATATCATCACCGTTTGCAAGAACATCGTGGTTACCGATCAATGCCACATAGGGCCTGTGGAGACCTTCCAATATATCGCGTTGTAATAAAAACTCCTTCGTAACACCAAAATCGGTTAAGTCGCCGGTATGTACGATAAAATCTAAATCATCTCTGTTGTTCGCAAAATCGACAAAATCATCAAGCTCATCATACCAGCGCTGCGAATCGCTGATTAGCGCGTAGCGAATGGTATCCTTATCTCGCATCTCTTCTTCAATGCGTTGGATATTGCTGATATTAATATCCCTTTTACCTTTAATGTCACCGTCATAGGGGTGAACATCAAACATTTCACAACCGCTCATTAGCAGAATCCCTATTAATAAGAACCAAAAGGCGTGTATTATTTTCATTTTGCTGACTATTTGAACGCGAAAGTAAAATAATATAAGCCAATCCCACAATTGTACTTCCATTATTACGCGAATATGATAGACCTACGCAAAGTATTCCGCAAGTCTGAATCGTTTATATAGAGGAAACCATTATGGTACTAATTGTTGCGCATTTTTATGAAATAGGTAAAAAACACCATTAAGAAATGTTTTATTACCATATTTGATGGTAGTTATTGCCTACCTTTGTGTTGTATGGCAAAGATACCTGTTATAGAGCAATGTACAGTTTCCTACAAGGAGGATAAGCACCTTCTTGCGGATCGTTTAGACGTGTATTTGCTGAACAATAGAAATATGGTATTTCCGCATAGGCATAATTGTTACCATTTGGTACTTTTCCTGGAAGGATCGGGTTCGCACGAGATCGACTTTAAAACTTATCCCGTTTCTGTAGGACAGGTCTACTGCATGGGGCCAGGGCAGGTACATTCCTGGATGTTCGAAGGAAATATGCAGGGCTATATCATCAATTTCGATATCGACTATTTTAAATCCCTGTTGCTCCGACCAGATTATATCGAAAATTTATCAATATTCTCGACCTTGAACGACTCCGTTTTTTCATTGACGGAGGAAACCTTAAAACAGGTCGTCCCTTTATTTGATCAGTTGGTCGGTCTGAAGAACAGTCCTGCGGAAGACGATTTAAAGAAGTCTCTTTTGCTCTATATTTTGCTTAAACTCGAGCAGGATTACATGCCTAGTTTTCCTACGAAAACGATGGACTATCAGATGATGCTGATCAAGAACTTTATTGCGCTGGTCGATAAGCGCTATAAAGACTTGCACCTGCCGAAAGAATACGCCGAGTTATTATTTGTCACACCCAATCACCTCAACGGTGTTTGTAAGGAGTATTTAGGCTTGCAAGCTGGCGAGGTTATTCGAAACAGAATACATCTAGAGGCAAAACGCTTACTAATTTTACCTGACTGGACTATATCACAGGTGGCCTACGAGTTACAGTTTAGCGACAACTCCTATTTCACCAAATTTTTTAAAAAGGTAGCTGGGATGACACCCGAAGAATTTAGGAAATCACAATGGAAGTAAATGCAAAAATGAATACGAACTATCAAATTCCCTCAGAAATAAAAAGCGCGATCGACGGCAAATGCCCTCGATGCCGAACGGGCAATATGTTTAAGGGCCCCTTATTGAGCTTTAAATCGGCAAAAATGAATGTAAAATGTCCTGCCTGCGATTTGAAATTTGAAAAGGAGCCTGGTTATTTCTACGTAGCGATGTACATCAGCTATGCCATGAGCGTAGCTGAGCTGGTAGCATCCTGTGTGGCAACATACCTAATTACCGGAAATATGGAAAGCCCTTGGTTATACGTTATCGTAGCGCTAGCGGCAACATTAATATTCGCTCCGTTCAACAACCGGTATTCCAGGATTATTTTGTTGTATTGGATGACGCCTCAGTTCAAATTCAACCCGAAGATATACCAAGAAGTAAAGGACTTCGATCAAAAGAAATAAGCGTAATTTTTAGATTTTTTTAAAGAGGCTTTCCGAAAGGGAAGCCTTTTTCCGTTCAGCTTGTTCCTATCTCGAATAACTCAACCAATTTTATAACTCTAATCGTACCCAATGGATAATCCTTTCGGAGTGGTCTTACTTGGGTTAGACATTGGGTTTGAAAGGGATTTTTATTGAGTTTAAGTCGAAGCTGACTCGATGAGAAATCGAGCTTGCCCTTCTCCCCGAAAATTAGAAAATACAAAAAGGGCTAGAAAGAACGTCCTAGCCTTTTTTGTATCCATAAGTAGCCAGCTACAGGTCTACATACTATGTGCTAACTCCTACCGAGCTAGGATATGGGATTTTCGCTTAGATATTTCTCCCATGCCCAAGCTGAAGCCATCATTTCTTCGATACCCAGTTCGGCCTTCCAGCCTAGTTCATTTGTAGACTTGGTAACATCGCCCCATACTTTAATGATATCTCCTTCACGACGTGGACCGATTACATAGTTCAGCTTTTGACCTGATGCTTTTTCAAAAGCGCCGATGGCTTCCAATACCGAATATCCATTTCCAGTACCCACATTGAAGACATCGTAGTTGCCATTTGGATTACCTTTTTCCAATAGTTTGATTGCTGCTACGTGTGCTTTTGCTAAATCCACAACGTGGATATAGTCGCGTACGGCGGATCCGTCAGGTGTTTCATAGTCATCTCCGAATACGGTTAGTTTTTCACGTTTTCCGATGGCAGTCTGCGTAATGAATGGCAATAAATTCTGAGGTACTCCGATTGGTAATTCGCCGATCAACGCTGTTTCATGTGCTCCAACCGGGTTGAAGTAACGAAGAGCGATTACTTGGTAATTGTCGTATGCGCTAGCCGATTCTTGTAAGATTTCTTCAGCGATTTGTTTGGTGTTGCCATAAGGGGAAGTTGCGCGTTTTACCGGCGCCGCTTCGTTTACTGGTAATACATCCGGCTCTCCGTAAACTGTACAGCTCGAAGAGAATACAAAGTTGATAGGTTTTTGACGATAAGCTTGTAATAAGTTGATTAACGAATAGAAGTTGTTGTGGTAATATTTCAAAGGATCTTGCACCGATTCGCCGACTGCTTTAGACGCTGCAAAATGGATGATCCCTTTGATATCTGGATTCGAAGCCACAAATTCATTTACTTTAGCCGTATCGCACAGGTCGAATTGGTGAAACTCTGGTTTCACTCCGATAATTTTCTCGATCTGATCTAAAATCTTAATGTTTGAATTTGATAGATTGTCGATTAGTACAGGTGTATAACCTGCATTGTGCAATTCTACTACCGTGTGTGATCCAATGAATCCTGTTCCTCCGGTTACTAATATTTTACTCATATGCTATATAATGTGCTAAGTTTATACTATTGCTCGTTAAATAATGTCTTGTAATAGGCTATTGTTTTCTCTAGACCTTCGCGTCGACCAACCTTGGGTTCCCAGTTTAGCAGTTCCTTGGCTTTCCGAATATCGGGTCTCCTTTGCTTGGGGTCGTCGATTGGTAGCTCTTCAAAAACAATCTTGGAAGAACTATGCGTGAGTTCGATAACCTCCTTTGCCAGATCTAAGAGCGTCATTTCATCGGGATTTCCAATGTTGACGGGTAGGGGGTAATCGCTAAAGAGTAGCTTGCAGATGCCTTCGATTTGGTCTGTAACATAACAGAAGGAGCGCGTTTGCATGCCATTGCCAAAGACAGTCAAATCCTTGCCTTGCAGTGCCTGCGATATGAATGTAGGTAATGCTCTGCCGTCATGGAGTCGCATGCGCGGGCCAAAGGTGTTGAATATGCGTGCTATTCTTGTTTCTAAGGAGTGCGCATTGTGATAGGCCATGGTCATGGCCTCCTGAAAGCGTTTCGCTTCATCGTAGACCCCACGAGGCCCCACTGGATTTACATTTCCCCAATACTCTTCCGATTGTGGAGATACTAAAGGATCGCCATAGACTTCCGATGTGGAAGCCACTACTATGCGTGCTTTCTTGCTCTTTGCTAGTCCAAGTAGATTGTGTGTGCCGAGTGACCCTACTTTTAGGGTTTGTATAGGTATCTTCAGGTAGTCGATCGGACTTGCGGGAGATGCGAAATGTAAGATGTAATGGAGCTCGCCCGGTACGTGCACGAATTTGCTTACATCGTGATGATAGAATTCGAAGTTGGGGAGGTGGAATAGGTGTTCAATATTTTTGATATCCCCGGTTATCAAATTATCCATACCAATTACGTGGAATTCCTCTTTGATAAAGTGGTCGCAGAGGTGAGAACCTAGGAATCCTGCCGCTCCAGTAATTAATATTCGTTTGGGCTTCTCCTTTTGCACAATAGTGAATTTGAAAAGGTTTAATATCTTTGACGAAGATAAACATTACTTTTAACATTATGCGTTTACTTTACGATCTGGGCATATTCCTGTACGGCACATTACTTCGGCTGATTGCGCCTTTTCATGCAAAAGCGAAGCTATGGGTGGCGGGTCGTAAGGGGCTATTGAAGCAGATCAATCAAACGGTTGATTCTAATCAAAAACACATCTGGTTTCACTTCGCTTCCCTAGGTGAATTTGAGCAGGGGCGCTCTGTCATGGAGCAGATTAAGCAGCGCTATCCTGAAGAGAAAATAATTGTAACTTTT
The DNA window shown above is from Sphingobacterium hotanense and carries:
- a CDS encoding metallophosphoesterase family protein; protein product: MKIIHAFWFLLIGILLMSGCEMFDVHPYDGDIKGKRDINISNIQRIEEEMRDKDTIRYALISDSQRWYDELDDFVDFANNRDDLDFIVHTGDLTDFGVTKEFLLQRDILEGLHRPYVALIGNHDVLANGDDIFRIVFGPLNFSFIAGRTKFVCLNTNALESDYSNPIPDFSFIQAQRDADKDKFDQTVFVMHAKPTSEQFNNNVKDVFQYSINLFPNLLYANHGHDHRYQNEDIFNDGIYYYGTPNIGKRQFLLFTITKNSYTHEIISF
- a CDS encoding helix-turn-helix domain-containing protein; this translates as MAKIPVIEQCTVSYKEDKHLLADRLDVYLLNNRNMVFPHRHNCYHLVLFLEGSGSHEIDFKTYPVSVGQVYCMGPGQVHSWMFEGNMQGYIINFDIDYFKSLLLRPDYIENLSIFSTLNDSVFSLTEETLKQVVPLFDQLVGLKNSPAEDDLKKSLLLYILLKLEQDYMPSFPTKTMDYQMMLIKNFIALVDKRYKDLHLPKEYAELLFVTPNHLNGVCKEYLGLQAGEVIRNRIHLEAKRLLILPDWTISQVAYELQFSDNSYFTKFFKKVAGMTPEEFRKSQWK
- a CDS encoding DUF983 domain-containing protein, producing the protein MEVNAKMNTNYQIPSEIKSAIDGKCPRCRTGNMFKGPLLSFKSAKMNVKCPACDLKFEKEPGYFYVAMYISYAMSVAELVASCVATYLITGNMESPWLYVIVALAATLIFAPFNNRYSRIILLYWMTPQFKFNPKIYQEVKDFDQKK
- the galE gene encoding UDP-glucose 4-epimerase GalE translates to MSKILVTGGTGFIGSHTVVELHNAGYTPVLIDNLSNSNIKILDQIEKIIGVKPEFHQFDLCDTAKVNEFVASNPDIKGIIHFAASKAVGESVQDPLKYYHNNFYSLINLLQAYRQKPINFVFSSSCTVYGEPDVLPVNEAAPVKRATSPYGNTKQIAEEILQESASAYDNYQVIALRYFNPVGAHETALIGELPIGVPQNLLPFITQTAIGKREKLTVFGDDYETPDGSAVRDYIHVVDLAKAHVAAIKLLEKGNPNGNYDVFNVGTGNGYSVLEAIGAFEKASGQKLNYVIGPRREGDIIKVWGDVTKSTNELGWKAELGIEEMMASAWAWEKYLSENPIS
- a CDS encoding UDP-glucuronic acid decarboxylase family protein; this encodes MQKEKPKRILITGAAGFLGSHLCDHFIKEEFHVIGMDNLITGDIKNIEHLFHLPNFEFYHHDVSKFVHVPGELHYILHFASPASPIDYLKIPIQTLKVGSLGTHNLLGLAKSKKARIVVASTSEVYGDPLVSPQSEEYWGNVNPVGPRGVYDEAKRFQEAMTMAYHNAHSLETRIARIFNTFGPRMRLHDGRALPTFISQALQGKDLTVFGNGMQTRSFCYVTDQIEGICKLLFSDYPLPVNIGNPDEMTLLDLAKEVIELTHSSSKIVFEELPIDDPKQRRPDIRKAKELLNWEPKVGRREGLEKTIAYYKTLFNEQ